In Roseofilum capinflatum BLCC-M114, the sequence ATGATTGTCAAAGCCTGTAAGGATTTGGCGATTCCCTCAGCTCCCAGCCGCCGCACGTTGACCCTATATCAGTGGATACAACAACGGGAGAAGGAAGTCTATCCCCAAGAAGCCGGTTATGATGCGAAGGCAGCCTCTTCGCCTTCTGTACGATATGACTCGGCGATCGCCCAACCCCTCCCAGATGCCATCCTCGGTCAAAAATGGGCCCTAGTTAGCCTAGAAGCCCAAGCTTTTGCTGAGATGCCAGAATGGGATATTGCCTTTGAAGAGTCTTTTCCCTTAAGTCCCTTTGGCTTGTCAGAGACGACTCCTATTCCGGGTATTATTCTCTTCTCTTCCCGTGCGACTCCCATGGCAGGATGGATGTCTGGGCTAGAATTAGCCTGCCTAAAAGTGATGGAAAATCGAGAAGATAGGACTAAGAAACCCAGATTATTACTGGAAACCGGAGTCAATGATAGCTGGGTTTTAGCTAACTTGAATACCCCCCAGTTACTGAAGGAAGGCGAAAGTTTTGAACAAGCAAAACAGAAGTCTCAAGGGATTCATTTTATCGCGATTCAGTCCAATCCGGATTCAGAATCCTTTGCTGGCTTTTGGCTGATGCAAGAACAATTAACAATTAACAATTAACAATTAACAATTAACAATTTTCATGTCCGCGAAGCCCAAACGCCAAGACTAGCGAGATGGCAGAGATTGCTTCACTCCACTGCGTTCCGTTCGTTATAGTCGATGAGGTAGTCACCTACCCCACCTCTACTTCAAAACCGTGCA encodes:
- a CDS encoding Tab2/Atab2 family RNA-binding protein, whose product is MKTIWELDFYSRPILDENNKKVWEILICETPLSIATDPESLFRYSRYCASNKVNSGELKDAILEAMDKANQRPSKIRFFRRQMNNMIVKACKDLAIPSAPSRRTLTLYQWIQQREKEVYPQEAGYDAKAASSPSVRYDSAIAQPLPDAILGQKWALVSLEAQAFAEMPEWDIAFEESFPLSPFGLSETTPIPGIILFSSRATPMAGWMSGLELACLKVMENREDRTKKPRLLLETGVNDSWVLANLNTPQLLKEGESFEQAKQKSQGIHFIAIQSNPDSESFAGFWLMQEQLTINN